The Methanococcoides methylutens MM1 genome has a window encoding:
- a CDS encoding iron-sulfur cluster assembly accessory protein, protein MIEITDVAATELKALLEAEDKQDHALRIFVAGMGCSGIQYGMALDNEIKEEDVTVDSKDVKIVMGPDISEQLEKATIDYIETDGGKGFIIDNPMAASGCSSCGGSCH, encoded by the coding sequence ATGATCGAGATAACAGATGTTGCTGCAACAGAATTGAAAGCATTGCTCGAAGCTGAGGACAAACAGGACCATGCTCTGAGGATCTTTGTTGCAGGTATGGGATGCAGTGGCATCCAGTACGGAATGGCACTCGACAACGAGATCAAGGAAGAGGATGTCACCGTCGACAGCAAGGATGTTAAGATCGTAATGGGTCCTGATATCAGCGAACAGCTGGAGAAAGCAACCATCGATTACATCGAGACAGATGGTGGCAAAGGATTCATCATTGACAACCCAATGGCTGCAAGCGGATGCAGCAGCTGCGGTGGCAGTTGCCACTAA